The window GTCTGAAGCACCCAAACCTCCTCTGGGGGCTCCGTCGCCCCCAAAGGCCTGTGTCCCCGCCCGGGGAGGGGTGCAGCACCCAGCGCTTCAGAGCCGCGTCTCTCCCCAGCGTGCAGCTGCGGGTCGGGGCCTCCTGGACGGATAAATACGGCGTCCCGTGCGAGAGGAGCCAGGAATTCCTCCTGCGGCAGGACGAGCACTTCATAGCGGCCTGCGGGGCGCACGGCCTGTTCCTGCGGTACCTGGAGCTGCACACCGACTTCGGGCGCACGGCCACGTTTGGCACAGCGATCGGCCAGACCTTCTCGGCCTCCCCCAGCCAGGAGGGGCAGGTGCTCACGGGCCTGTTCGGCCAGTACAAGCTCCTGGGCATCTCGGGCCTCGGCTTCCGGTGGCAATACCCACTGGAGTAGTCGACGAGCCCACTGCTAGCCAGTGCCACTAAAGAGCGGGCGCTCTAGGGACGGGGGCACAGGGGCTCCCGCGGGCTGAGGCCACCTGCCTGGTTGGGGACTGGCTGGGGTGACCAAGCCATGTCCCCAAACCAGGATCTGTCAATAAATCAAGCTTCTGCAGAAACAGTGGGTCCAGGCGTGGTCCTTGGGGACGGGGCTGTAACTGAAGGCTTCTGAGCTCACAGAGGACAGAGCCCCCCGGGAGGGGACATCCGTGAACTGTGCAGAGGGGCGAGGCAGGAGTGGGGTGGAGGAACGGGGTCCTGTGCTTCTGCTGAGGACACGGGACCTGCCCCCAGACCCAGGTCCCGCTCTAGGACCCAGGCCGCCCAGCAGGCTCCTGCTTGCCAAGCTCAGATCCCCGCGTCTCTGGGCGTCCTGGAGTCCCAGGGGAGCACGCTGGGGCATCATCAGTCCTTCGCTCACTCTGCAAACACCTGCCAAGGCCTCTTCTGGGCCGGGCTCTCGCTTGGGCACTGAGGCCTAAAGGGGAGGCCAGGGGTCTGGCCTAGGAGCCGGCTGCCCCGTTGGAGACAGATGCGGAAGCAGACGGCGGCAGGTCGGTGTGACATCTGTGCTGACGGCATCGTGCCTGGGGCACTGCGGGAGAGGCACCTGCCCAGAGGTAGAGCTACTGGCGTGTGCTTCAGGGAGGCCTTCTTGGAGGAGGCGACGACTGAGCTCGGTCTGAAAGGGTGAGTGAGAACTGGCCAAGAGGagagaaggggggtggggtggggagagaacaACGCGGGCAGAGGCAGGAGTGCATCTCAAGTGTTGTCTGGGGACCCCAAGCCCCTTCAAGGGGTCCGTGAGTCAAAACTATCGGCATAATAATGCCAAATCGTAATCGGCCCCTTTCTCATTTTCTCACGAGCGCTCGGAGGCCGCGGGACACGTGCAAACGCCACGACACTGACGGATGATGGACTGTGGGCTTGTGTAGTCTGTGTTCCCGAAATCCGCCCGTGATAAACGTTTTCTGTACACTCCAGCAATTGCACACCCCTGTACTtgcctaagagaaatgaaaacatacatgcATGTAAAAACATGTTCACATTCTCGGAACACTATTCATAACggacaaaaagtggaaacaacccaaattctCTTCAGCGGGTGGGGGGCTCAGCAGACGGTGGTTCCGCACCACGGAAACCCCCGTGGCAGTAGAGAGAGAGCCCTGGCTCCCAGCACGGACTGGGCAGATCTCGACTGCGCTCTGCTGCACGACGGAAGCCGGCCACGAAGGACTCCTTCCTGCGTGCCCCTCCGCGGGGTGACATTCCGGAGGAGACGGGCCCGCACGCCAGGAAGCAGCCCGGCAGGGGCAGCGACAGCGAGGCACTGACCGCGTCTGGCTATTGAGGAACTGCTCTGCATTTTCGCTGCGAAGGTGGTTACACAATTTTATACCATTTTTATCAACTTTTTATCAAAAGGTATCACAGTACaattaaaattggtgaattttattgcATATAATGATTAATaagcaaaaaaaggaattttttttctgttttattactaTTGGTGGCTAtaacacagataaacaaaagccctTTGGgaagcctcaataatttttaagggtATAAAGgagtcctgagaccaaaaagtttgagaatcgCTGGGCTGGGGTTTTTGGGTGCCGTGAGCCTCTCCGTGGGGCTCCAGCCCACGTTCCCTGCTGAGACGCCCTGAGAGGCCCGGGgggaggttttcctgatgccctGGACAAGGACCCTTACGAGGGAGAGAGAAGGTCCCACTTTCGGGGTAGCTGTGCCCCCAGAAGGCTCCAAGCCAGGGCGGGTGGGGCTGTTGGGAGACGCCGGCCACAGGGCCCCCATCCGCtggcccccagccccaaggggCCCAGGGAAGTTCCGGCTGGACAGACGTTTATTACGCTGCCGGGGGTGTGGAGAGTGCTTCTGAGAGTTTGGAGACCAATTTGAACCCAGCTACAAAAGTTTGAAATGCAACTGCTTTGCGGTCCGACAATTGGTGCACGGGAGAACCAGGGGCGAGGTGTCCCCTGCAGCTTCGGAAAGCAGCCCGGGGCCCCACAGCGTGGGCACTGCCGGGTCGGCTCCGTGCCCGTCCAGGAGGGCCGTCCACCCGCTGTTCCCCAACGCACCAGCAGCGGGTCCTTCCTGAGCCCAAGCACCTTCTCGCAGCCTCACGCCGTCTGTCACTTACTTACTCTTGCCCCTGAGCCCCTGCTGGGGTGAGGCTGGGAGGGGGCCCAGAGAGACGCCGTGTTGGGGTGAAGTCCGCCGTTTCCAGGGCCTCGACTCCGCCAAGGGAGGTGATGGGAGGAAATCCCCATGGATGAACTGGACTCGGGGGGAAAAGCCTTCGTTTTATAAGCAGGctggggcaggcaggggctggACCTGGGAGACCCCGTGGCCGTGGGGCTCGAGGATCCGTGGTCCCTTTCCCTGGGGAAGCCACAGATGTTGCCTCCACATCagcactggggtgggggggtggaccAGCCCCCTCAGCCCACAGCAGGGCCAGTGTGGTCACAGTGGGTGGGAGCTGCCAGCGGCCGGAGGGGAGAGGCTGCGGGTGCTGCCTGCCATCCTGCCacgcacaggacagccccccagcTTAGAAGTATCTGCCCCCAGAAGTCAGTGGGCTGAGGTTGAGAAAGCCTGGCCCCGAGGACGAGCGGCCACAGGCCACCTGCCGTCTCCCCCTCTCCAACCTCAGAGCCGTGGTCTGTGCCCCCACCCCTCTCAGGCGTGGAGTATTTTCTCTGAGCGTCTGCCCCCTCTGATCCTGGGACCCTTCCTCTCTGGGATTATCCAGCTGGGGAGGGGTCTTTTGTGGGGGGCTTTGGCCCCAAAGGGCACTgggctcccccagcccctcctgggaACTGCCTCGTCCCCActcttcccccttcccacccGCTCAGGCTGTGGAGGGGCCCCCATCAGCCCGGCCTGGCCCGGAGAAAGGGGTCTTGGAATTTAATGAGCACAAAAGGGGGACACTCACTGGGTAGAGTCCTAGCCTTTTCCTTGTCAGTTAATATGTTGCAGGAGGTCAGCGAATATTTTTATTGCACTAAAATGTAAGATGAGACTGACGCTTTTAACCGTTTTGAATGTGCACGTCAGTGGCATTGAGTACATCTTGAACTCTCCAGAACTAgaatggaaactctgtacccactaGCCTTCACTCCAAATATTTCATCCTATCTTTTATGAGGCCTTTACATTTTGCTCCCCACAGAAGTTTTCTATTCTATGTTGTCACATCTGCGtgtgttttcttttatggttttgtCTAGTTCTAAGTTTAGATCATCTGACCTTCCaaagagttttgacaaatattcaACTATATTCTGTCCTAGTTTTCTTGTTattgtcaggccccagaaaaagagtctaacatgtagaaggaatgtctgatccacgggccctgctgcttatctcatagataccaggtgcaccataaactaagggttggaggctgttttaggaatcccagtcacagtggcacctagactgcAGGGGgcggacaaggcaagatcagatatccccataaagatgaatgaccgcaaacaagccaaaaggcctgcttcctccacatggataatatagtgcacatcaaagaagagtagtgttaAAACCCTAgcaaccagtcagcagaaactgataagcactcacccaatcgaggcccagaacacattcagcaggaccttcccccccaacacccaacgtgggtttttcctttaaaacatgctgctctcagatagagggccggagccatttttccttctttcttttcactggctcccacctgctttcttctgctttcttcctctaataaaccttaaactctctacttaaaccatgactcgctgcgttgtgtggattcttgaatggctctgaacctaacagttattttttaatcaactttaCTGAGGTATAACTAACAAGCAGTACAACTCATCTGTTAACAGTCCAGTTTGATGAgctttgacaaatgtatatacccacgaaaccaccaccacaatcgaGATAGAGTTTCCGTCACCCCGGAAAGCTCCCCTGTGCTTCTCTGCACTGCATCCCGTCTCCACGCTCGGCCCTGggcaatcactgatctgctttctgtacCGTGCATTAgttttgccttaaaaaaaaaaaacctccacgTAAATGAAATCATACGGTAAGTACTCTTTTGTGTGTTCCTTCTTTCATTTGAcgttatgtttttgagattcatccctgTTATTTGTACttcagtactttgttccttttcattttatttcgacctcattttatttacccattcaccagttgatgaacatttgggttgtttgctttgGGCCACTATGAAGACACCTCCTTGAACATTTGTGCTTGAGTCTTTGTGTATACAATAAGTATTCACTTCTCTTGAGAGTGGGATTGATGATTCATATGGCAAGTGTATGTTTAAGTTTATAAGAAACtcccaaatagttttccaaactATGTACAATTCTGCACTCCCACCAGCACCGTACGAGCTCTGCACGCGGTCCACACGCTCGCCAACACGTGGCGCTGTCAGCCTTTTCAATTTGGGCTATTAACTGTGATGTTGGGCGTCTTTTTGTGTCCATTCCAACGTCTTCCTTTGTGACGTGTTTCCTTAAATCTGTTTCCCAGCTGCTTGACGGTTTCCTACTGAATTCCTTCTTCCTTCCAGCTGTCATGAGGGAAGAGAGTCCAACGGCCCATTTACACTTGACACAAGAGTGACCTTGCCCTGCTGGGCTCTTCCTGCTTCCCTCGGTTCCCCCAGGGGCTCACAGAGAAACGACAGAGAGGCAGCGCTAGCTGGGCTGCATCCTGTCCTGCAGAAGACAGATTTTCTGAGGGTCTTCATTTTCTGATTTGAAGCCTGAAATGCCCCTGAAATCGTGACCTTAGTGACATAAAGATCCTTCAATGAACAGgctaaaaaaaaattggcaaaatagaaaaaaatttggcGGAGTGGAGGAGTGAGGGAAGTAGAAAATGAAATTGAATCCCCAATGAAAGGtaattaaaaatactgtttttcctATTACAAAAAGTCATATATGTTTACTGCAGAAATTCTAGGAAATATAACTTATTAAAAAGAAGCTCCAAAGAAACTCACCATTTGCACTTTGACATCTCCACTTGcagtatttttaaatgcagttagGTGTACAAATGTTTCAGGTTGATAGATAGGATACGCAGCCCATGGCCGTGACTTTAGGGAGTGAAGAGCCTTTCTGAGATAAGGGAATGGTCCGGGAAGGAAAGCTGCCCGGGGTGACTCCAACAGACCCACGAGGCCGTGAGAGAAGCCAGACCTGGGTGTTTTGAGAGAACCGCACTCCAGCTGAGGACTGAGAGGGTGAGCGGGGAGAAATTCTGAGATCAAAAGGGTTTGTTCCCAAGTGCTGCTGCTCCTGGAAAAAGTTATTTGCTTAGGTGTTTTGCCTATGTGTGCTGGCAGATGTCCTGCAATTCCTGAAACTTTTCCCTGGAAGGAGGGGATAGATGATGGAGGGAtgagtggatggacagatggatggttGGTTGGATGGTTGGTTAGATAGACGGATGGTtaaatggatgggtgggtggatggatggatgggtgggtggatgggtgggtggatggatgggtgggtgggtggatgggtggatggatggatggatgggtgggtgggtggatggacagatgggtgggtgggtggacgggtgagtgggtgggtggatggatgggtggatggaacaAACAAGCACTCATCATGCACCAACTTTGAGCAAAGCACTGTGCTAAGAACTTTCACAATTGTTACCTCATTTCACGTGGGGTGGGCATTCATCTCCAATTTTTATAGAAGAGGAGACCTAGGCTAAGAGAGTTGAAGTAATTCCCTTGGGAGTTGTGGGATTTAAACCCAACCGCAAATTTCACGTTCTTCTGCCTGCCTCCTGCGGGGCCCACAGTGGGAGAAGGGAGCAAGCCCTTTCTGAGCGTCCTCCCTGCATCTCAAGTGCccagctgctttgcctctgacaCTGCACAGGGGCAGTGCTGTTGGCACAGCCACCATGCACCTGGGAGCCACGCCCTGTCAATTCCTTCTCGATGACTCATTA of the Choloepus didactylus isolate mChoDid1 chromosome 21, mChoDid1.pri, whole genome shotgun sequence genome contains:
- the LOC119518257 gene encoding zymogen granule protein 16 homolog B-like gives rise to the protein MLLLLTLAVLGSPVCWAQQMYGIGGGTYFSTSEDNQNNVTGIRVCTGLGLIKSVQLRVGASWTDKYGVPCERSQEFLLRQDEHFIAACGAHGLFLRYLELHTDFGRTATFGTAIGQTFSASPSQEGQVLTGLFGQYKLLGISGLGFRWQYPLE